The Microcoleus sp. AS-A8 genome has a window encoding:
- a CDS encoding phosphopantetheine-binding protein — MNPPVGIRSLALSFPSIIRTNDYWLETSPELVRRNKPRRARTSRSTELINSNNGLDIWSQEVAPYLPDPFRGSIERRVLAPNESSLTLEYQAAKEALNAAQLAPEDVDLAIVASLFPEHIGPGSAAYLARKLELRCPAWNLESTCSSAIIALQNACALLKTREYRNVLVVVSHIGSNSVDEEDTLSWSIGDGAGAFVVDSIQPNQGILGSKIVPTVATCGAYSYELITDTEGNPRIRTRTGENASMLAETAVDCVRTCCEGAAAAAGVTFEQIDFFAFNTPTAWYASVCTRALGIDPERTINLYPRYANIGPVFAIANLYHAAQVGKIRENDLVLVYTNGAAATAAAMVMRWGDVALGSAPAFPISVTPEQERIHLAIKAEKLCTEVKSLLSREQILAAKPGERRQILESYLLECLASSLQLPINELNSRQSLATLLDSLMAIVLRSRIETDLKVRVPMEKFFGETTVTQLAEYLLNQLTLASLISLDSIANAIGGEEREVLSF; from the coding sequence ATGAATCCTCCAGTCGGTATTCGCTCACTCGCACTCAGCTTTCCCAGCATCATCCGCACCAACGATTATTGGCTCGAGACGTCTCCTGAATTAGTGCGTCGAAACAAACCAAGACGAGCAAGAACATCTAGATCTACGGAACTCATCAATAGCAACAATGGACTGGATATCTGGTCACAAGAAGTAGCGCCCTATCTACCTGATCCATTCCGAGGTAGTATCGAACGGCGAGTACTTGCCCCCAATGAGTCATCACTCACACTCGAATACCAGGCAGCTAAAGAAGCCCTCAATGCAGCACAACTTGCTCCCGAAGATGTTGATTTAGCGATCGTTGCCTCACTCTTCCCGGAACACATCGGTCCCGGCAGTGCCGCCTACCTCGCCCGCAAACTCGAATTGCGCTGTCCCGCCTGGAATCTCGAATCGACTTGTTCGAGTGCCATCATTGCGCTTCAGAATGCCTGTGCGCTGCTGAAAACGCGAGAATATCGCAATGTCCTAGTAGTTGTCTCGCATATTGGCTCTAATTCAGTAGACGAGGAAGATACACTCTCTTGGTCGATAGGCGATGGTGCGGGAGCATTTGTGGTCGATTCAATCCAACCTAACCAGGGAATCCTGGGCAGCAAAATTGTTCCTACGGTTGCTACCTGTGGAGCTTACTCCTACGAACTGATCACAGACACCGAGGGCAACCCTCGAATCCGTACCCGGACGGGTGAGAATGCAAGTATGCTTGCCGAAACGGCTGTGGATTGCGTGCGTACTTGCTGCGAAGGCGCTGCTGCTGCTGCTGGCGTGACTTTCGAGCAAATCGACTTTTTTGCCTTCAATACTCCGACTGCCTGGTATGCCAGCGTTTGTACGAGGGCGCTAGGAATCGATCCGGAGCGAACAATTAACCTTTACCCTCGCTATGCCAACATTGGGCCTGTATTTGCGATCGCTAACTTGTACCACGCCGCACAAGTCGGCAAAATTCGCGAAAACGATTTAGTTCTCGTCTACACCAACGGTGCAGCAGCTACGGCAGCAGCTATGGTAATGCGCTGGGGTGATGTGGCACTCGGTTCAGCCCCTGCTTTTCCCATTAGTGTTACTCCGGAACAAGAGAGAATTCATCTAGCGATAAAAGCAGAAAAACTCTGTACTGAAGTAAAAAGTTTGCTCTCCAGAGAACAAATCCTCGCTGCAAAACCAGGGGAACGGCGGCAGATACTAGAGAGTTACCTTCTGGAATGTTTAGCTAGTTCGCTACAGCTTCCTATAAACGAGTTGAACTCTCGGCAGTCGCTTGCCACATTACTGGATTCTTTGATGGCGATCGTACTCAGAAGTCGAATCGAAACTGATCTAAAGGTGCGAGTACCAATGGAGAAATTTTTTGGTGAAACTACCGTAACCCAACTAGCTGAATATCTACTTAATCAATTAACCTTAGCGAGCCTAATTTCATTAGACTCGATTGCTAATGCTATTGGAGGCGAAGAACGGGAAGTATTGAGTTTCTAA
- a CDS encoding non-ribosomal peptide synthetase, with translation MDLHLLLTNLSNKGIKLSVNGDSLLVDAPKGVMTPEVRDSLTEHKAEILLMLCQYDLGTSSGVLPTIVSAPEQRYEPFPLTDMQHAFWVGRSGAIELGGVSNHGYYEIEGNDLNLERLNWALQELVKRHDMLRAVVLPDGQQQILEQVPAYPFEVLDLRGKDEAFVKAQLEAIRERMSHQVLPSDRWPLFDFRATCLDEERVRLHISYDLLVFDAWSLFRLFEEWFQLYQNPEVILPPLELSFRDYALAEQGLRETELYKRSQDYWLSRIDSLPPAPDLPLAKSPQQLKQHRVKRYEGGIDRADWQELKQRAAKAGLTPSGVLLAAFAEIMTLWSKNPQFTLNLALFNRLPLHPQVNDLLGDFTSVTLLAVDNSEAESFGKRAVRLQKQLWQDLEHRYFSGVRVTRELSRKKGAAPNAMPVIFTSTLGFGSLGQETRTFSHFGELVYGISQASQAWMDIQVWEEKGTLTFNWDVVEELFPEGLIEDMFEAYCRFLKHLASSESAWVETTRQLLPPAQLVQRNAINATEASISEELLHELFAAQVQLRGNELAIISSERNLTYQELCDRSNQVGHKLRSLGATPNQLVAVVMAKGWEQIVAVMGILAAGAAYVPIDPNLPQERFLYLLENSQADIVLTQSCLDKKLSWSERVVRLCIDTEDFAQESKEPLQPIQTPDDLAYVIYTSGSTGLPKGVMITHRNVANVVIHTNQRFNISSQDRILALTALNHDLSVYDIFGLLSAGGTIVMPEACGVKDPSYWAELMVRERVTLWNSVPAMMEMLVDYAQSYSVALPSSLRLAIMGGDWLPVSLPNRLKTLVSGIQILSIGGPTETTIWNIGYLIEKVDPNWKSIPYGQPMANAKYYILNEALEDCPVWVPGEMYCAGVQLAKGYWRDEEKTNAKFITHPRTGERLYRTGDLGRYLPDGNIEFLGRVDFQIKIRGYRIEAGEIEAALMQHPAVRSVVVSVTGKQHNKERLVVYVVPEPKSLPTVEELPLFLRSKLPEYMVPSVFVMLDALPLSANGKVDRFALPAPDLALSKLNSTFVAPRTPVEEVIATVWAEVLEVEQVGIDDNFFDLGGDSLLATKTLSRLREIFQVNLSVRHLFEGLTVAGLADVLLQNPAQRLNLEKTAQLMLMLAEISEDEADAMLNQRTLLTQDGGTR, from the coding sequence ATGGATTTGCATTTACTTTTAACCAATCTTTCTAACAAAGGTATAAAACTCTCTGTCAATGGAGATTCACTCTTGGTTGATGCGCCTAAGGGAGTGATGACACCAGAAGTGCGCGACTCGCTTACCGAGCATAAGGCAGAGATTTTGTTAATGCTGTGTCAATATGATTTGGGGACGAGTTCTGGTGTTTTGCCAACTATTGTGTCAGCGCCAGAACAGCGCTATGAACCGTTTCCTCTCACTGACATGCAACATGCCTTCTGGGTCGGTCGTAGTGGGGCGATAGAACTGGGTGGTGTGTCCAATCACGGTTACTACGAGATTGAGGGGAATGATTTAAACCTAGAACGCTTGAACTGGGCGCTGCAAGAATTAGTTAAACGTCACGATATGCTGCGGGCTGTGGTGTTACCAGATGGTCAGCAGCAAATTCTGGAACAGGTGCCTGCTTACCCGTTTGAAGTTTTGGATCTGAGGGGAAAGGATGAGGCATTTGTCAAGGCTCAGTTAGAGGCTATTCGGGAGCGAATGTCTCATCAGGTTTTACCGTCTGATCGATGGCCTTTGTTTGACTTTCGAGCAACGTGTTTGGATGAGGAGCGCGTTCGGCTACATATCAGCTACGACTTGCTAGTATTTGATGCCTGGAGTCTGTTTCGGCTATTTGAAGAGTGGTTTCAACTGTATCAAAATCCTGAAGTTATACTGCCACCGTTAGAACTTTCATTCCGCGATTATGCTTTGGCAGAGCAAGGCTTGCGAGAGACGGAATTGTATAAGCGATCGCAAGATTATTGGTTAAGCCGCATCGATAGTCTTCCCCCAGCCCCAGATTTACCTCTAGCGAAGAGTCCCCAGCAACTCAAACAACATCGAGTCAAGCGTTATGAGGGAGGCATCGATCGCGCAGATTGGCAGGAGTTGAAGCAGCGTGCCGCCAAAGCTGGTTTAACCCCTTCTGGAGTCTTGCTTGCTGCTTTTGCTGAAATTATGACTCTTTGGAGCAAGAATCCTCAATTTACCCTGAATCTTGCCCTGTTTAACCGCCTGCCTCTGCATCCCCAAGTCAATGACCTCTTGGGAGACTTTACCTCTGTAACTCTTCTGGCAGTGGACAACTCGGAAGCAGAGTCATTTGGCAAACGCGCCGTTCGCCTCCAGAAACAACTTTGGCAGGATTTAGAACATCGCTACTTTAGTGGAGTGCGCGTGACACGGGAACTGTCGCGCAAGAAAGGGGCAGCCCCCAATGCCATGCCTGTGATTTTCACGAGTACTTTGGGCTTTGGTTCGTTGGGACAGGAAACCCGAACGTTCAGTCATTTCGGAGAATTAGTCTACGGCATCAGCCAAGCATCCCAGGCATGGATGGACATTCAAGTCTGGGAGGAAAAAGGCACACTGACGTTTAACTGGGATGTCGTTGAAGAACTCTTCCCTGAAGGTTTGATTGAGGATATGTTTGAGGCGTATTGCCGCTTCCTCAAACACTTAGCTAGCTCAGAATCGGCCTGGGTTGAGACGACTCGACAACTGTTGCCTCCTGCTCAACTGGTGCAACGGAATGCTATTAATGCGACTGAAGCATCTATTTCCGAGGAACTGCTACACGAGTTATTTGCCGCGCAAGTACAGCTTCGAGGAAATGAGCTTGCGATTATTTCGTCTGAGCGTAATTTAACTTACCAGGAATTATGCGATCGCTCCAATCAGGTTGGTCATAAGCTTCGGTCATTGGGGGCAACTCCCAACCAATTGGTAGCCGTCGTCATGGCAAAGGGATGGGAGCAAATTGTTGCGGTTATGGGTATTTTGGCGGCTGGTGCTGCCTACGTTCCCATCGATCCAAACCTACCTCAAGAGCGCTTTTTATACCTGCTAGAAAATAGCCAAGCTGACATTGTTCTGACCCAATCTTGTCTAGATAAAAAACTTTCTTGGTCTGAGAGGGTTGTGCGCCTATGCATAGACACTGAAGACTTTGCACAGGAGAGTAAAGAGCCATTACAGCCAATCCAAACTCCAGATGATTTAGCCTACGTTATCTACACTTCTGGTTCCACAGGGTTGCCCAAAGGGGTGATGATTACTCATCGCAACGTTGCTAACGTCGTCATTCACACTAATCAGCGTTTTAATATTAGTTCTCAAGACAGAATTTTAGCGCTTACCGCTCTCAATCATGACTTGTCTGTTTATGACATTTTTGGTCTTCTGAGTGCTGGTGGAACAATTGTCATGCCTGAGGCTTGTGGTGTTAAAGACCCCAGTTATTGGGCTGAATTAATGGTGCGAGAACGGGTAACGTTGTGGAATTCAGTCCCCGCCATGATGGAGATGTTGGTGGACTATGCACAGAGTTATTCGGTAGCGCTACCTTCAAGCTTGCGGCTAGCAATTATGGGTGGAGATTGGCTTCCAGTTTCCCTTCCCAATCGGCTTAAAACTTTAGTTTCAGGAATACAAATCCTTAGTATTGGCGGTCCTACGGAAACGACGATTTGGAATATTGGTTATCTGATAGAAAAGGTTGACCCAAATTGGAAAAGTATCCCTTATGGTCAGCCGATGGCTAATGCAAAATACTACATTTTGAACGAAGCTTTAGAAGACTGTCCCGTTTGGGTTCCTGGTGAAATGTACTGTGCGGGAGTGCAGTTGGCAAAAGGCTACTGGCGGGATGAAGAAAAAACAAATGCTAAATTCATCACGCATCCTCGCACGGGAGAACGTCTCTACCGTACAGGAGATTTAGGTCGTTATCTGCCGGATGGCAATATTGAGTTTTTGGGACGGGTAGACTTTCAAATTAAGATTCGGGGATATCGCATTGAGGCAGGAGAAATTGAGGCAGCTTTGATGCAACATCCCGCTGTGCGATCAGTAGTGGTGAGCGTTACAGGTAAACAGCATAACAAAGAGCGTTTGGTCGTCTACGTGGTTCCAGAGCCAAAATCCTTACCCACAGTTGAAGAATTGCCTCTCTTCCTCAGGAGTAAGTTGCCAGAGTATATGGTTCCCTCAGTTTTTGTAATGCTGGATGCCCTACCCTTGTCAGCGAACGGGAAAGTAGACCGTTTTGCTTTGCCTGCGCCCGACTTGGCACTGTCAAAGTTGAATTCCACGTTTGTTGCTCCTCGCACTCCTGTTGAAGAAGTAATTGCAACAGTTTGGGCTGAAGTCTTAGAGGTGGAACAGGTGGGTATCGATGACAACTTTTTTGATTTAGGCGGTGATTCTCTGCTGGCAACCAAAACGCTCTCCCGACTGCGCGAAATCTTCCAGGTTAACTTGTCTGTGCGCCATCTTTTTGAGGGGTTGACTGTAGCTGGCCTAGCTGATGTCCTGCTCCAAAATCCGGCTCAACGGTTAAACCTTGAAAAGACGGCTCAACTGATGCTGATGCTCGCAGAAATTTCAGAGGATGAAGCAGACGCCATGCTGAATCAAAGAACATTGCTGACTCAAGATGGAGGGACGAGATGA
- the acpS gene encoding holo-ACP synthase translates to MSESADTKLIGHGIEIVETTRIQELVEQSGKQFEMECFTATERSTPALGAKRIEYLAGRFAAKKAVIKVLGMAKNQDVSWLDIEIQRLKSGEPSVALHGKCQDIAEQLGVTNWLLSISHTSSYAAASAIAWRGARGDRFALPRRGNRFEGQ, encoded by the coding sequence ATGAGCGAATCGGCAGACACCAAACTAATTGGTCATGGAATCGAAATTGTGGAAACAACACGCATTCAAGAACTCGTAGAGCAATCAGGGAAGCAGTTTGAAATGGAGTGTTTCACAGCTACAGAACGCAGCACACCTGCATTGGGTGCAAAGCGTATTGAGTACCTTGCAGGTCGATTTGCTGCCAAGAAAGCGGTAATCAAAGTCCTCGGCATGGCAAAAAACCAAGACGTTTCCTGGCTTGATATTGAAATTCAACGGCTTAAGAGTGGTGAACCGTCAGTCGCGCTGCATGGCAAATGCCAAGACATTGCAGAACAACTCGGTGTTACAAACTGGTTGCTGAGTATCAGCCATACCTCATCCTATGCCGCTGCGAGTGCGATCGCTTGGCGCGGTGCCAGAGGCGATCGCTTTGCACTGCCCCGAAGAGGTAATCGCTTTGAAGGGCAGTAA
- a CDS encoding salicylate synthase has product MLTELRTAIKYNETFIPGKREPVAVLQNFLQANIFSNYLLYEGKNEVRIAGNELVKVSVSQDAVLFKGIDTSYSEPISDPLKQVEGWLESLPIENWTAYGYVAFDIARFYSSYSKAIEQPILYFLIPETELRFTEEGIYIRSTKSLERVRNVVEFDSKIPNYVPASLAVDCSDREIYQNRIKALIEAIQSSKLHKAIISRSMKIDGDLDVLGTYVVGARANNAARSYCLNIDDVRAVGFSPEILMEVDESGFVVTNPLAGTRPRGESLDEDTHLNDELFTDAKEVKEHALSVWLAQSEIASLCLPGTVQAFNFMEVKKYRCVQHLSSRVGGQLKPGNTLWDALKILFPGITVSGIDKEQALEWIDRLEDEPRGLYAGGIGWVDSRGMADLAIAIRSVYQYGDSICLNAGAGIVAESVPENEYIESVNKMNTMLTNLVLKSSEK; this is encoded by the coding sequence ATGCTAACTGAATTAAGGACGGCAATAAAATACAATGAAACCTTTATCCCTGGAAAAAGGGAACCTGTCGCCGTATTGCAAAATTTCCTTCAAGCTAATATTTTTTCCAATTACCTCCTGTATGAAGGAAAAAATGAAGTTCGTATTGCTGGAAATGAGCTAGTTAAAGTATCGGTAAGTCAGGATGCTGTATTGTTCAAAGGGATAGATACGTCTTACTCTGAACCAATCAGCGACCCTTTGAAACAAGTTGAAGGCTGGTTGGAGTCTTTACCGATTGAGAATTGGACAGCTTATGGTTATGTCGCGTTCGATATAGCTCGTTTTTATTCCTCTTACTCCAAAGCTATCGAGCAGCCTATTCTCTATTTTTTGATTCCTGAAACTGAACTACGCTTTACAGAAGAAGGAATTTATATCAGAAGTACAAAGTCATTAGAGCGAGTCCGAAATGTTGTAGAATTTGACAGTAAAATCCCCAATTATGTGCCAGCCTCTCTAGCCGTTGATTGCAGCGATCGCGAAATTTACCAAAACCGCATCAAGGCGTTAATCGAAGCAATTCAAAGCTCCAAGCTGCACAAAGCCATTATTTCCCGCTCCATGAAAATCGATGGCGATTTAGATGTTCTTGGAACCTATGTCGTCGGAGCGAGAGCCAACAATGCAGCGCGTTCCTATTGCCTCAATATAGATGATGTCCGCGCCGTTGGCTTTAGTCCCGAAATTCTCATGGAAGTCGATGAAAGCGGGTTTGTTGTGACGAATCCGCTAGCGGGAACCCGACCCCGTGGTGAAAGTTTAGATGAAGATACGCATCTCAACGATGAATTGTTCACTGATGCGAAAGAAGTGAAAGAACACGCGCTTTCTGTTTGGTTGGCGCAAAGCGAAATCGCCTCGCTTTGTTTACCGGGAACCGTTCAAGCGTTTAATTTTATGGAGGTCAAGAAGTATCGGTGTGTGCAACACCTATCTTCTCGTGTTGGTGGTCAACTCAAGCCAGGAAATACCCTGTGGGATGCGTTGAAAATATTATTCCCAGGAATTACAGTTTCTGGGATTGATAAAGAACAAGCTCTTGAATGGATTGACCGCTTGGAAGACGAACCAAGGGGCCTTTATGCAGGTGGCATTGGTTGGGTCGATAGTAGGGGGATGGCAGATTTAGCGATCGCAATTCGCTCTGTTTACCAATATGGTGACTCAATTTGCTTAAATGCCGGAGCAGGTATCGTCGCCGAATCAGTTCCGGAAAACGAATACATCGAGTCAGTCAACAAAATGAACACCATGCTGACCAATTTGGTGTTGAAGTCTTCTGAGAAATGA
- a CDS encoding benzoate-CoA ligase family protein: MDSIAEQLPDIFNVAAYFLESNLAQERSEKAAFYHQGDIYTYAQVNRLVRRTARLLSELGLERENRIAILLPDTPEFVFAFWGAIWLGAVPVPINTASTLDDIQYILQDSRAKILLTTQEWQEKLTPISSQFLRRVLLIDGENPFTSLLTQQDEQLPHAETSRDEPAFWLYTSGSTGRPKGAIHLHRSMVVCAEHYAKTTLGLRGDDITYSVAKIPFAYGLGNTLYMPMAVGAAAVLSDASNAFDIINDIQQYRPTILFGIPSVYAGILAIHDIAPLDTSSLRLCVSAAEQLPKPIWQKWRETYNQQICEGIGTTEFLHIFLSNRIGECKPGSSGRPIPGYDVRIIDENGFPCSPGEIGDLQVSGESLMLGYWNRLRETRKAIYGNAMRTGDKYLCDADGYFWFMGRKDDLFKVNGQWVSPLEIEDILHQHPEILEVAVVPDSDQGEQLTQIVAYVSLRPGHKPSLQLEDNIRKFAKQKLPHFKAPKVIHFVENLPRTSTGKIHRKSLQAIPV, from the coding sequence ATGGACAGTATTGCTGAACAGTTGCCCGATATCTTTAACGTTGCTGCCTACTTTTTAGAAAGTAACTTAGCGCAAGAACGTAGCGAAAAAGCCGCCTTTTACCATCAAGGTGACATCTACACCTACGCACAAGTAAACCGCCTCGTCCGGCGCACAGCTAGATTGCTGTCTGAACTCGGGTTAGAACGGGAAAACCGGATAGCTATTTTATTGCCAGATACTCCAGAATTTGTCTTTGCCTTCTGGGGGGCTATCTGGTTGGGTGCTGTACCCGTTCCGATTAATACAGCTTCTACCCTTGACGACATTCAGTATATTCTGCAAGATTCACGCGCCAAAATCTTGCTCACTACTCAGGAGTGGCAGGAAAAACTAACTCCTATCTCCTCTCAATTCTTGCGCCGCGTTCTGCTAATAGATGGGGAAAATCCATTCACCTCCCTACTTACCCAACAGGACGAACAACTCCCTCACGCCGAAACCTCTCGCGACGAACCCGCGTTCTGGCTTTATACCTCCGGCAGTACGGGACGCCCTAAAGGTGCAATTCACCTCCATCGCAGCATGGTGGTTTGTGCAGAACACTATGCTAAAACCACACTTGGCTTGCGCGGCGATGACATCACCTACTCGGTTGCCAAGATACCCTTTGCATACGGCTTGGGGAATACGCTTTATATGCCAATGGCAGTTGGTGCCGCCGCTGTTCTATCCGATGCTAGCAACGCCTTTGATATCATCAACGATATCCAACAGTATCGACCCACAATTCTGTTTGGCATACCCAGCGTTTATGCAGGTATTCTTGCTATACATGACATTGCGCCCTTAGATACATCTTCCCTGCGTTTGTGCGTATCCGCCGCCGAACAACTGCCTAAGCCTATCTGGCAAAAATGGCGAGAAACTTACAACCAGCAAATTTGCGAAGGGATTGGCACCACAGAATTTTTGCACATTTTCCTCTCTAACAGAATTGGGGAATGCAAACCTGGCAGTTCCGGTCGCCCCATTCCCGGTTACGATGTGCGAATTATTGATGAAAATGGCTTCCCTTGTTCTCCTGGTGAGATTGGCGACTTGCAGGTGAGTGGCGAAAGCTTGATGCTGGGGTACTGGAACCGACTGCGGGAAACCCGAAAGGCTATTTATGGGAACGCAATGCGAACTGGCGATAAGTATCTGTGCGATGCTGACGGTTACTTTTGGTTTATGGGACGCAAGGATGATTTATTTAAGGTGAACGGTCAGTGGGTATCACCTTTAGAAATTGAGGATATCTTGCACCAGCATCCGGAGATTCTTGAAGTTGCAGTAGTACCCGACTCCGACCAGGGTGAACAATTAACTCAAATTGTGGCTTATGTCAGTCTCAGACCCGGACATAAACCGTCGTTGCAACTAGAGGACAACATTCGTAAATTTGCTAAACAGAAACTTCCGCATTTTAAAGCCCCGAAAGTTATTCACTTTGTCGAAAATCTACCCCGTACTTCCACTGGGAAAATTCATCGCAAATCATTACAAGCTATTCCAGTGTGA
- a CDS encoding phosphopantetheine-binding protein: METLKVMETLKTTLTDLGIPAEMIHQDALLREDLQLDSTETVELALALKRMLGVSVKLEGRQDITLAQLCDRVEIAMSAAAGGIQDKSASRV, encoded by the coding sequence ATGGAAACTCTCAAAGTGATGGAAACTCTCAAAACAACCCTAACTGACTTAGGTATTCCCGCAGAGATGATTCATCAAGACGCTTTACTACGCGAAGATTTGCAGCTTGATTCTACTGAAACAGTGGAACTGGCTTTAGCACTCAAGCGTATGTTAGGAGTCAGTGTAAAACTCGAAGGTCGGCAAGATATAACATTAGCTCAACTCTGCGATCGAGTTGAGATAGCAATGTCCGCCGCTGCTGGGGGAATTCAGGACAAATCAGCATCGCGTGTGTGA
- a CDS encoding holo-ACP synthase: MIVLEHEQITGVKGIGIDITPIPKIARIIDRCDCETLNSLFTANEIDYCQSTSNPHQFYALCFATKEAVGKALGTGLAGIDWNEIEANITHDQLTMHLHGKARIQAKKRGIQDWFVTWWYWDNHIFVHVLAH, encoded by the coding sequence ATGATAGTTCTCGAACACGAGCAAATCACTGGAGTTAAAGGAATTGGCATCGATATCACACCCATTCCTAAAATTGCCAGAATAATCGACCGATGCGATTGCGAAACACTCAATTCCTTATTCACTGCCAACGAAATAGACTACTGCCAATCTACTAGCAATCCCCACCAATTTTATGCCTTATGCTTTGCCACTAAAGAAGCCGTGGGAAAAGCACTAGGTACAGGATTAGCTGGCATTGATTGGAATGAAATTGAAGCCAACATCACCCATGACCAATTAACCATGCACCTCCACGGAAAAGCCAGGATTCAGGCAAAAAAACGTGGTATCCAAGACTGGTTTGTGACGTGGTGGTATTGGGATAACCATATATTTGTTCACGTCCTCGCTCATTAA